CAGACCGGCCGCCTCCTTCTCACCGGACACATCGATGTGGTCCCGGCACTGAACGAGGGCTGGAAGTATGCACCGTATTCCGGGAAGATCGACGATACCTATGTGCACGGACGCGGGGCGACCGACATGAAAGGCGGATGTGCCGCGGTTTTGTCGGCGGTTGCCAGAGCAAAGGATGCGGGCGATGAACTGCCGGTCTCTCTTGCCTTCGTCTGTGACGAGGAAGGGGGAGGCAGATACGGCACCCGGTATCTGCTGGAGAAAAATCTCATCCACCCGTGTGATGTTTTGATCGCCGAACCGACGCCTGCCTATGCCCCGGCGGTCGGACAAAAAGGCGTCTGCAGATTCGATGTGGATTTTATCGGAACCCCCGGCCATTCGTCGCTGTATCCGATCCTCGGCGAGAGTGCCGTGATCCAGGCGATGGATTTCCTCTACTGGATGGGAGAACTGCACAAACGCGTGTATCCGCAGACAGAGGAGATGGAAAAACTCATCGAGCATTCGACCAAGATCGCCGGAGAGGGAACGACGACGGACTTCGGCCCGGTGTTTCGGCAGATCATGTATAATCCGGGCATCATTTCCGGCGGGGAACGGGTCAATATCGTCGCCCAGAAATGTTCTCTCATGATGGACATGCGGCTCCCGTGGGGATGCGACTGTGATGAGATCTTAGATGAGATCTGCAGTCATATCCCGAAATCGGCCGTCCTCACCCCCCGAACCAAAGCGAACGCTTCGCTGACGGCGAGCGACTCGTTCCTTGTGCAGAAAACCTGCGAAGCCATCAGCGAGGTGTACGGGATCACCTCGCGGCCCATGGTCCAGTGGGCCGCATCCGACGCCCGGGCGCTTCGTCTGGCGGGTTTCCGTGCTCTCGAATACGGACCCGGCGACCTTAGCACCATGCACGGCCTGAATGAAAAGGTCTCTATCGACCAGCTGAACAAATGCGAAGAGATCTACT
The sequence above is a segment of the uncultured Methanocorpusculum sp. genome. Coding sequences within it:
- a CDS encoding M20 family metallopeptidase; its protein translation is MNAAKLCSDLIQIRSDNPPGDTSEVAEYILSVMEGIGIPGTITSGPDGHDNVISKDQTGRLLLTGHIDVVPALNEGWKYAPYSGKIDDTYVHGRGATDMKGGCAAVLSAVARAKDAGDELPVSLAFVCDEEGGGRYGTRYLLEKNLIHPCDVLIAEPTPAYAPAVGQKGVCRFDVDFIGTPGHSSLYPILGESAVIQAMDFLYWMGELHKRVYPQTEEMEKLIEHSTKIAGEGTTTDFGPVFRQIMYNPGIISGGERVNIVAQKCSLMMDMRLPWGCDCDEILDEICSHIPKSAVLTPRTKANASLTASDSFLVQKTCEAISEVYGITSRPMVQWAASDARALRLAGFRALEYGPGDLSTMHGLNEKVSIDQLNKCEEIYYRLIQNYTNTQQEIS